In Miscanthus floridulus cultivar M001 unplaced genomic scaffold, ASM1932011v1 fs_303_1_2, whole genome shotgun sequence, the following proteins share a genomic window:
- the LOC136531210 gene encoding UDP-xylose transporter 1-like, producing the protein MTAGFQLGVIGSLTLSVASSVAIVICNKALISTLGFPFATTLTSWHLMVTFCTLHVAQRLRFFEPKAIDGQTVVLFGLLNGTSIGLLNLSLGFNSIGFYQMTKLAIIPFTVLLETIFLKKRFSETIKFSLLVLLLGVGIASVTDLKLNCLGSTLSGLAIATTCVGQILTNTMQRKLKISSTQLLYQSAPYQAAILFATGPFVDHHLTGRSVFAHVYTFPVVGFIILSCLIAVSVNFSTFLVIGTTSPVTYQVLGHLKTCLVLSFGYTLLHDPFTARNILGILVAMFGMALYSVFSVREGKKKSAGDALPVSQMPDKETEPLVATKDNSDTKKANGVAHDC; encoded by the exons ATGACTGCCGGTTTCCAGCTCGGTGTGATTGGGTCTCTTACGCTCTCCGTCGCCTCATCGGTTGCCATTGTCATCTGCAACAAAGCCCTCATCAGCACTCTAGGCTTTCCATTTG CTACAACTTTGACAAGCTGGCACCTGATGGTGACCTTCTGCACCCTTCACGTTGCGCAGCGTTTGCGCTTTTTCGAGCCCAAGGCGATTGATGGACAGACGGTAGTTTTGTTTGGGTTGCTGAATGGAACCTCGATTGGCCTTCTGAACCTTAGCTTAGGATTCAATTCCATTGGATTCTACCAG ATGACAAAGTTGGCCATAATACCCTTCACAGTGCTATTGGAGACTATATTCCTCAAGAAAAGATTCAG TGAGACAATCAAGTTTTCTCTGCTGGTCTTGCTACTTGGAGTTGGCATTGCTTCCGTTACCGACCTTAAGTTAAATTGCCTCGGGTCTACTCTTTCTGGCCTCGCCATCGCCACGACTTGCGTTGGCCAAATT CTCACAAATACGATGCAGAGGAAGCTGAAGATCTCATCAACGCAGCTTCTCTACCAATCGGCACCTTACCAGGCAGCCATTCTGTTCGCCACTGGCCCCTTCGTGGATCACCACCTCACCGGCCGCAGCGTCTTCGCCCACGTATACACTTTCCCAGTTGTG GGATTCATCATCCTGTCATGCCTGATCGCGGTGTCGGTGAACTTCAGCACGTTCCTGGTGATCGGGACGACGTCTCCGGTAACGTACCAGGTGCTGGGCCACCTCAAGACGTGCCTGGTCCTGTCGTTCGGCTACACGCTGCTGCACGATCCCTTCACCGCGCGGAACATCTTGGGCATCCTCGTCGCCATGTTCGGGATGGCGCTCTACTCCGTCTTCTCGGTGCGTGAGGGCAAGAAGAAGTCAGCAGGCGACGCCCTCCCGGTGTCACAG ATGCCTGACAAGGAGACGGAGCCGCTGGTGGCGACCAAGGACAACAGCGACACCAAAAAGGCCAACGGGGTAGCTCACGACTGCTAA
- the LOC136531205 gene encoding metal transporter Nramp1-like — protein sequence MAKWINLEVLLSFQDSYSSCWDLVSDNEPLMRVLSKLINLDSPDLVLFVGEALVGNDAVDQLTKFNQGTAWKRFLYHVGPGFMVCLAYLDPGNLGTDLQAGADHRYELLWVTLIGLIFALIIQSLSANLGVVTGRHLAELCKTEYLAWVRICLWLLAELAVIAADIPEAFAFNLLFHIPLWVGVHITGSSTLLLLGMQKYGGLPAAHSSS from the exons ATGGCGAAATG GATCAACTTGGAAGTGTTGCTCTCCTTTCAGGATTCTTATTCATCATGCTGGGATTTGGTCTCT GACAATGAGCCACTCATGAGAGTGCTCTCCAAGCTAATCAATCTCGATAGCCCGGACCTGGTTTTATTTGTTGGAGAAGCATTGGTTGGTAATGACGCCGTGGATCAACTCACTAAATTTAATCAG GGCACAGCATGGAAAAGGTTCTTGTACCACGTTGGCCCAGGATTTATGGTCTGTTTGGCCTACCTTGATCCCGGAAACT TGGGAACAGATTTGCAAGCTGGTGCAGATCACAGATATGAG CTCCTCTGGGTGACCTTGATTGGCCTCATCTTCGCGTTAATTATTCAGTCACTGTCTGCTAATCTTGGAGTAGTGACAG GGCGGCATCTTGCCGAGCTATGCAAGACGGAATATCTAGCATGGGTGAGAATCTGTCTATGGTTGCTAGCAGAGTTAGCTGTGATTGCTGCAGATATCCCAGAAG CTTTTGCTTTCAACCTCTTGTTCCACATACCTTTGTGGGTGGGGGTTCACATCACTGGCTCAAGCACACTTCTCCTCCTTGGAATGCAAAAATATGGG GGGCTGCCGGCTGCACACTCTTCCTCGTAG
- the LOC136531206 gene encoding G-type lectin S-receptor-like serine/threonine-protein kinase RKS1, with the protein MEGRQKDNYAKRKSKVLATAVVAPILALFICSIVSFKFIKKRRKGRSSQDKEEDEALVWVAGRNSEFTVYDFLQVLEATNNFSEENKLGQGGFGPVYKGQFHDGLEIAVKRLASHSGQGFREFKNEIELIAKLQHTNLVRLLGCCSQGDERLLIYEYMPNKSLDFYIFDEIQRVLLDWNKRLAIIEEIAQGILYLHKHSRLRVIHRDLKASNILLDHEMNPKISDFGLAKIFGLNDTEGNTKRIVGTYGYMAPEYASEGLFSIKSDVYSFGVLTLEIISGKRTSSVHQYGEFINLLGHAWQLWKDGLWLRLVDTSLGAECHTSHMMRCINIALLCVQENAVDRPTMSEVVAMLSSDSMALLEPKHPAYFHVRVGTEELSSVVESSGVNDVTISALHGR; encoded by the exons ATGGAAGGACGGCAAAAGGATAATTATGCCAAACGCAAGAGCAAAGTTCTGGCCACTGCCGTGGTTGCTCCTATACTTGCATTGTTTATTTGCAGCATTGtttcattcaaattcatcaaaaagcGCAGAAAAG GTAGAAGTTCACAAGAtaaggaagaagatgaagcacTAGTTTGGGTGGCAGGACGGAATTCTGAGTTCACGGTTTATGACTTTTTGCAAGTCTTGGAGGCTACAAATAACTTCTCAGAAGAAAATAAACTTGGGCAAGGAGGATTTGGTCCAGTATATAAG GGCCAATTTCACGATGGATTGGAGATAGCCGTTAAGAGACTAGCTTCACATTCAGGGCAAGGGTTCAGAGAGTTCAAAAATGAAATCGAGCTCATAGCCAAGCTCCAACACACAAATCTGGTGAGGCTCTTGGGATGTTGCTCTCAGGGTGACGAGAGGTTACTAATCTACGAGTATATGCCAAATAAGAGCTTGGACTTCTACATTTTTG ATGAAATACAAAGAGTTTTACTAGATTGGAATAAACGTTTGGCCATAATAGAAGAGATAGCGCAAGGAATTTTGTACCTGCATAAGCACTCTCGATTACGTGTCATTCATAGAGACCTTAAAGCAAGCAACATACTCTTAGACCATGAAATGAACCCTAAAATTTCAGATTTCGGGCTTGCAAAAATATTTGGCTTAAATGATACTGAAGGAAACACAAAAAGGATAGTTGGGACATA TGGTTATATGGCTCCTGAATATGCTTCTGAGGGCCTCTTCTCAATCAAATCCGATGTATATAGCTTTGGCGTATTGACTCTTGAAATCATCAGCGGAAAAAGGACTTCAAGTGTCCATCAATATGGAGAGTTCATCAACCTTCTTGGACAT GCATGGCAGTTGTGGAAAGATGGATTATGGCTTCGGTTGGTAGACACTTCATTAGGTGCTGAGTGTCATACATCACACATGATGAGATGTATTAATATTGCGTTGTTATGTGTGCAAGAGAATGCGGTCGATAGACCCACCATGTCAGAAGTGGTAGCGATGCTATCTAGTGATAGTATGGCCCTGCTTGAACCTAAGCACCCAGCATATTTCCATGTAAGAGTGGGAACTGAAGAATTGTCCTCTGTAGTTGAGTCATCTGGTGTTAATGATGTTACAATATCCGCCCTACATGGAAGGTAG